Within Dysosmobacter sp. Marseille-Q4140, the genomic segment CATCCTCCATATAGGAGCGGATGCCGTACTGCTCCAGCACATCAAAGACGTTGTAGAGAGAGGCGTTGTTGGAGATCACGCCCAGGCGGTAGCCCCGGCGCCGCAGGGCTTCCAGGGTCTCCGGCACGTCAGGGCGCAGTTCCCGGTGGTAGAAGGTGACCTCCCAGAGGTTGGCCAGGGTCTCCGCCAGGGGCACCAGCTTTTCCCGGGGAAAGTCGAAGTCCCGGAGATAGAACTCCGGCCAGATCTCCTCCGGCTTCTTCTCCAGCCAGACCGATTCGCTCCAGGCCTTGTAGGCCCGCACGCCGGCAAAGACCTTTTCCCGGAACTCCTCCGGGGAGCAGCCGGGTTCCAGTCCGCCTGCCCGCAGGGTCTCCATCAGCCGTGTCACCACCAGGGCGCGGGTCTCGTCGTTGTACCAGATATCCTCCAGGGTGCCGCCCATGTCAAACAATACTGTGTTGAGCATCGCTCGATTCCTCCTTGCTTAAGTGGCCTGCCAGCCGCACAGGGCCCAAACCGCGTTGTGGTCCGACAGCTCCTCGCCGGTGAACCGCTCCAGGGCGGAGCCGGCCGGGGCGAAGCCGCAGTCGGCCCGTCGGGTGGAGATGGTGCGGCTGTCCGATGCCGTCATGCCCCGCACCAGCAGCCAGTCCAGCCGCAGCTCCAGGGCGCCGCCCCAGGGCAGGGGCTTGCGCCGGGTGGCCTCCGGCCGCAGAGGCACCAGCGTGTAGCCCAGGGCCTGGGCCGCGGGGAGACACTCCTCCCAGGCGGCCACATCCTCCAGGCACCGCCGCTGCAGCTCCGGAGAGGCGGCGATCTGGTTGATGGCGTCCTTGTCCCGGCCGTCGAAGGTGTTGGTGTTCAGGTCGCCGCCCAGGATCACCGGCAGGCCGGGGAACAGCTCCTCCGCCGCCTGCAGAACCGTATCCAGCTGCGCTTTGCGGCCGGGGCCGTGGGTCCGGTTCTCCAGGTGGATGGACCCAACGCCCACCCGCCGTCCGGCCACCTCAATCTCTGCCAGCACCGCGCAGCGGCCGCCGATGCGGCGCTGGCGGTCAAAATACCAGTTGTACTGCTCCG encodes:
- a CDS encoding HAD family hydrolase, which encodes MLNTVLFDMGGTLEDIWYNDETRALVVTRLMETLRAGGLEPGCSPEEFREKVFAGVRAYKAWSESVWLEKKPEEIWPEFYLRDFDFPREKLVPLAETLANLWEVTFYHRELRPDVPETLEALRRRGYRLGVISNNASLYNVFDVLEQYGIRSYMEDVTVSSVTGYRKPHPEIFRISLRQMQAAAENCVYVGDTVSRDIIGSKRAGFGKAVQIGSFLSAQKDAAVGAGAEKPDVVIDRIGALVDWLDSVNPAMAPGV
- a CDS encoding endonuclease/exonuclease/phosphatase family protein; its protein translation is MEAISSPKRQQLGALLDRQSQESVMQQIPQFAEARIHNLVPAPEGTTGSLGALVFNMERGVHLEELGDFLLSCPDVRPYDVILANELDDGCVRSGGRDTARELAERLGLNYVYALEFIELVNQDDPKGYHGNAVFSRWPIRRAAAVRLPEQYNWYFDRQRRIGGRCAVLAEIEVAGRRVGVGSIHLENRTHGPGRKAQLDTVLQAAEELFPGLPVILGGDLNTNTFDGRDKDAINQIAASPELQRRCLEDVAAWEECLPAAQALGYTLVPLRPEATRRKPLPWGGALELRLDWLLVRGMTASDSRTISTRRADCGFAPAGSALERFTGEELSDHNAVWALCGWQAT